One window from the genome of Deltaproteobacteria bacterium encodes:
- a CDS encoding cupin domain-containing protein: MSKSWEGEATVFDVNAALDFSEGGIVSKTLYAGDDARVVLFGFDAGQELTEHTAAVPALLHVLEGEGEIDLAGEKHPVGPGFYTRMPAHLPHSVKATGRLALLLVLLRSGKPKK, translated from the coding sequence ATGAGCAAGAGCTGGGAAGGCGAGGCAACGGTCTTCGACGTCAACGCGGCCCTGGACTTCTCCGAGGGCGGCATCGTCAGCAAGACCCTCTACGCCGGCGACGACGCCCGGGTCGTGCTCTTCGGCTTCGACGCCGGGCAGGAGCTCACCGAGCACACCGCCGCCGTCCCCGCCCTCCTCCACGTCCTCGAGGGTGAGGGCGAGATCGATCTGGCCGGCGAGAAGCACCCGGTCGGGCCGGGCTTCTACACCCGGATGCCCGCCCACCTGCCCCACTCGGTGAAGGCCACCGGCCGACTGGCCCTGCTCCTGGTGCTCCTGCGCTCGGGCAAACCCAAGAAGTAG